The Arenicella xantha genome window below encodes:
- the dauA gene encoding C4-dicarboxylic acid transporter DauA, which yields MLSALKRSLQSKPSSQEIQANILAGLTVGVIALPLSMALAIASGVPPQHGLYTAIVAGIVIALTGGSKVNISGPTAAFVVILLPIVQEFGLGGLLISGFMAGIILIMMGVGRLGKFIEIVPYPVTVGFTAGIGVVIATFQIKDFLGLGIESLDGHYVDKLMAIVYALPSVEWKETLIGVLTLAVLLVWPKFRSKVPAHLIALLVGSILAWLLTLYVPGFSVATIGSYFSYDIDGLSGSGIPPILPAFAWPWNLPGADGTPIGLSFELIRQLLPAAITIAILGSLESLLCAVVADGMSGKKHNSNDELIGQGIGNLISPLFGGLPATAAIARTAANIKSGGSMPLASVVHSVFIVASILLLAPLLSYIPMASMAALLLLVAWNMSDAKHFVRTLKVAPRDDVLVLVLCFLLTVLFDMTVAVAVGIGLAGMLFIRKSIGLTQASMIEGDHADYDLPDSTVVYDINGPLFFGSAQKALRAITAVRPEIRVVILDMSEVTLLDMSAIVAMESIAHELQGRSVGMVIANLQPRMILKLERAGIQTQSGSIAFSATLDDSFDAAKGMLQ from the coding sequence ATGCTATCTGCACTTAAACGATCATTACAAAGTAAACCATCTTCTCAAGAGATTCAGGCCAATATTCTGGCTGGATTAACCGTTGGCGTTATCGCGCTTCCGCTGTCAATGGCGCTGGCGATAGCCAGTGGCGTGCCGCCGCAACATGGCCTGTATACCGCTATTGTGGCGGGTATTGTTATTGCGTTAACCGGCGGATCTAAAGTCAATATATCGGGGCCGACCGCCGCGTTTGTAGTTATTTTGCTGCCAATTGTTCAAGAGTTTGGTCTTGGCGGTTTATTGATTAGCGGCTTTATGGCCGGGATAATTCTGATCATGATGGGGGTCGGGCGACTCGGTAAGTTTATCGAAATTGTTCCGTACCCGGTCACCGTTGGCTTTACCGCTGGAATTGGTGTAGTCATTGCTACGTTTCAGATAAAGGATTTTCTAGGTTTGGGCATTGAATCACTAGATGGTCATTACGTAGATAAGCTGATGGCGATTGTTTATGCGCTACCGTCGGTCGAGTGGAAAGAGACGTTAATTGGTGTTTTAACCTTAGCTGTATTGTTGGTATGGCCGAAATTTCGATCAAAAGTCCCTGCTCACCTTATTGCGCTGCTCGTTGGTAGTATTTTGGCGTGGTTACTTACCCTGTATGTGCCAGGTTTTTCTGTTGCAACCATCGGCAGTTATTTTTCATACGACATAGACGGGCTTTCTGGAAGTGGAATTCCGCCGATATTGCCGGCTTTTGCATGGCCGTGGAATCTGCCGGGAGCGGACGGCACGCCTATCGGTTTAAGTTTTGAGCTTATTCGACAACTGCTTCCTGCCGCGATAACGATTGCGATCTTGGGTTCATTGGAGTCTTTGTTATGTGCCGTTGTTGCGGATGGTATGTCAGGCAAAAAACACAACTCAAATGATGAGTTGATTGGACAGGGTATTGGGAACCTGATTTCACCGCTGTTTGGGGGCTTGCCTGCCACTGCCGCTATTGCTCGCACAGCCGCGAATATTAAGTCGGGCGGAAGCATGCCGCTCGCATCCGTGGTTCATAGTGTGTTCATTGTGGCTAGTATTTTGCTTCTTGCGCCATTGTTGTCGTACATTCCAATGGCTTCGATGGCGGCACTACTACTGCTAGTTGCGTGGAATATGAGCGATGCTAAACATTTTGTTCGCACGCTGAAAGTTGCGCCAAGAGATGATGTTCTTGTTTTGGTCTTGTGTTTTCTACTCACGGTTTTGTTTGACATGACCGTCGCGGTCGCCGTAGGCATAGGCTTGGCTGGTATGTTGTTTATTCGAAAGAGTATTGGTCTGACTCAGGCCTCGATGATTGAAGGAGATCATGCGGACTATGATTTGCCTGACAGCACAGTGGTCTATGATATTAATGGCCCGCTATTTTTTGGTTCTGCACAAAAAGCGCTTAGAGCAATTACCGCGGTTCGCCCCGAAATTCGCGTCGTCATACTCGATATGTCCGAGGTAACATTACTTGATATGAGTGCCATCGTTGCGATGGAGTCGATTGCGCACGAGTTGCAGGGTCGAAGCGTTGGTATGGTGATTGCGAATCTACAGCCACGCATGATATTGAAGCTCGAGCGTGCTGGAATTCAAACTCAATCAGGCAGTATTGCTTTTTCTGCAACACTTGATGACAGTTTTGACGCAGCAAAGGGAATGCTTCAGTAA
- a CDS encoding O-antigen ligase family protein, with translation MLIHNSKTTQSLRLVICVSIVAYILLWLLDTRHFYLILKQLQLIVLSMVVATLFLDTKKIRPNSALCIWSIIFVVIATLSTNASLNYLVSSIKIWLDFFLIAFGVLLWLVFSKQLSKSTELILLVIVLVFLIGSCPTTLLELYDQMPVEPLGSWPEGFELTHSFDLSLYEHLRVYSFHAFIAAASAYSLWRIEAKSKGKKYFYLCCFAVCLLALLLAYGRGSILAFLVFVACDTYLAYGVSRAIKVLGLNILLIGLIYALFMFTPFSVVSEYLFSSFLPGGDGEVLQIANSVSSGRLTMWVEGINLAKESPVFGHGASSAVWLFADTPYSFASQPHNVFVQITMDYGFVGACVLIWIVCSLYIPIVINVIKESHSVGYGGALLAILAGYAAYSLTDGVFYHPYPLLHFTIISVLLFSLENRGYCKDIPS, from the coding sequence ATGCTGATTCACAATTCAAAGACTACACAATCACTGAGACTCGTTATTTGCGTTTCTATTGTCGCTTATATTCTACTTTGGTTATTAGATACAAGACATTTCTATCTCATATTAAAACAGCTTCAATTGATTGTTTTGAGTATGGTTGTTGCCACTTTGTTTTTGGATACGAAAAAAATCAGACCAAACTCAGCGCTATGCATTTGGTCGATTATATTCGTGGTAATTGCAACGCTATCAACTAACGCATCTCTAAACTACTTGGTTTCGTCGATAAAAATTTGGTTAGATTTTTTTCTAATTGCTTTCGGGGTATTGTTGTGGCTTGTGTTTTCAAAACAGTTATCTAAATCAACTGAATTGATTCTGCTTGTCATTGTATTGGTGTTTCTAATCGGGTCCTGCCCTACGACATTATTGGAGTTATATGATCAGATGCCAGTCGAGCCATTAGGCTCTTGGCCCGAGGGCTTTGAATTAACTCATAGCTTCGATTTGAGTTTGTACGAACATCTTCGGGTTTATAGTTTTCACGCTTTCATTGCTGCTGCATCTGCATATTCATTATGGCGAATCGAGGCAAAGAGTAAGGGTAAAAAATATTTTTACTTGTGCTGTTTCGCGGTGTGTTTACTAGCGTTACTGCTGGCGTACGGTAGAGGGTCTATTTTGGCTTTTTTAGTTTTTGTTGCATGCGATACGTATTTAGCTTATGGGGTTTCACGGGCAATAAAGGTTCTAGGCCTAAATATTTTACTTATTGGGTTAATCTATGCATTGTTCATGTTCACGCCATTTTCAGTAGTTTCTGAATACCTTTTTTCATCATTTCTACCTGGCGGAGATGGGGAAGTCTTACAGATAGCTAATTCTGTTTCTAGCGGTAGGTTAACTATGTGGGTTGAAGGAATTAATTTGGCAAAGGAAAGCCCTGTATTCGGCCACGGAGCGAGCAGTGCAGTATGGCTCTTTGCGGATACCCCGTATTCATTTGCCTCTCAGCCCCACAATGTTTTCGTTCAAATTACAATGGATTATGGATTTGTGGGAGCTTGTGTTTTGATTTGGATTGTTTGCTCGTTGTATATTCCGATTGTCATTAACGTAATAAAAGAGTCCCATTCTGTTGGGTATGGTGGGGCGCTATTAGCTATTCTTGCGGGTTATGCCGCGTATTCTTTAACTGATGGTGTTTTTTATCATCCTTACCCCTTACTGCATTTTACTATCATCAGTGTTCTCTTGTTCTCTCTTGAGAATCGGGGTTATTGTAAAGATATTCCATCTTAG